The following is a genomic window from Synechococcus sp. MW101C3.
TCGATTACCTCGAGGGCCTCGACAGCGCTCCGTTGATAGTGAACAACATCGCCCGGCTCCAGGACATACGGGCGCGACTGGCACGCTGAGCATCAATGGATCCCGGCATGGGCTGAAGTGATGAGGATGGGATGGCACCCCCTGTCGAGCGCTGCTGACATGACGTGGAGCGTGTCTGTTCAGCAACCTGTTCGGTTGCCCGCGATCCTCGGTGTCGATGTTGCGTCATTCCATCTTTGCGGCTCAGGCTGCGGGTATGTGTGATGGTTGCGTGGTATTCATGCCATGCCAGCACCGGCTTTTGCAAGAATCAGTCATGAGTATCCCGGAGCAGGTTGCATGGCGAAAACTCTCAAAGCGTTCGGCTGGTTCTTTCTTGCGATCGATACGGTTGGATTGGCCTTCATGGTGCAATGGGCGCTAATGGCAAGTTCTCGAGATGGCGAGATAGCCTATGCCGTTGTCTTTCTGCTCTTCGCATTGGCGTTGGTTGGCGTGGGGGGTACGGCGTTGGCGTGCAGTGCAAAACGTGGGTCAGTGCTGGGGCTTTGGTGTTCGACACTCTTTTTGGGTATTCCTCCCCTCATCGTTGCTGCGATACGCATCAGCAATTCCATCTAGCGCCTCATGAATAAGGGGCATTTACCGTTCAGATCCGCTTAACGCGTGTGACCTTTCGTGCTTGAACTGACAGGTTGATTCTCCGTGCACCTACACCTAGCCACTCACGCTCCAGTCTTGAGGGGATCCAATCCGCTCGGTAAACGTTTCAACGGCCTGCGTTCTTCCTGCGGCTTAAGCTCAGCGGACCATCTCGACATTGGCCGCAATGACAGTCCTCGCTCGCTTCATTTACGAAGTGAAGCCGGGCCGCACCGGCGACTTTCTCGAGAAGCTGGCGCAGGCCGGTTCGCCCCGGTTCACCAGTCCTGTGATGCCGCGGGCGTTCAAGCTGTTCCGCTGCTCCGTGCCAAGGCCTGAGACGGAGCGCCTGCTTTCGGTGGAGTTGCTCACAGAGTTCCTGCCGCTCTGAGAGCAGGCCCCGGGCCTGCCAGCGCTCAGACCCCCGCCAGCACCTTCTCCTCCTCCTCCACGCTCACCACGCGGCCGGCGTCACTGAAGCCGTCGATCTGGTCGAAATTGAGGTAGCGGTAGAGCTGGTCGGAGAGGGGATCGATCTTGGCCGCCGCGATCTCCAGGTATTCGGCTGGCGTGGGAATGCGGCCCAGCAGCGCACACACGGCCGCCAGTTCGGCGCTGCCCAGATACACCTGGGCGCCATTGCCGAGGCGGTTGTTGAAGTTGCGCGTGCTGGTGGAGAACACCGTGGTGTTGTCTTCCACCCGGGCCTGGTTGCCCATGCACAGCGAGCAGCCCGGCAGCTCCATGCGGGCGCCGGCGGTTTCGAACTTGGCGGTGTAACCCTCGGCGCGCAGCACCTCATCGTCCATGCGGGTGGGGGGGCACACCCACAGGCGGGCGGCGCTGGTGCCGGCCCCATCCAGCACCGTGGCGGCGGCGCGGTAGTGGCCGATGTTGGTCATGCAGGAGCCGATGAACACCTCATCGATCCGGTCGCCCGCCACCTCGCTCAGCAGCTTGACGTTGTCGGGATCGTTCGGGCAGGCCAGCACCGGTTCGGTGAGTTCATCGAGGTTGATCTCGATCACTTCGGCGTACTCGGCGTCGGCATCGGCGCTCAGCAGCTGCGGAGCCGCCAGCCACGCCTCCATCGCCTGGATGCGACGGGCCATGGTGCGGGCATCGCTGTAGCCCCTGGCGATCATGTTCTTGAGCAGCGCCACGTTGCTGCGCAGGTATTCCGCCACCGTCTCTTCCGAGAGCTTGATCGTGCAGCCGGCACAGGAGCGTTCGGCGGAGGCGTCCGTCAACTCAAACGCCTGCTCGAGCTTCAGATCCGGCAGCCCTTCGATTTCAAGGATGCGGCCGGAGAACACGTTTTTCTTGCCCGCCTTCGCCACCGTGAGCAGACCCTTCTGGATCGCCACCCACGGGATCACGTTCACCACATCGCGCAGGGTCACGCCCGGCTGCAGCGAACCGCTGAAGCGCACCAGCACCGATTCGGGCATGTCGAGGGGCATGGCGCCGATCGCGGCGGCGAAGGCCACCAGGCCCGAGCCGGCCGGGAAGGAGATGCCGAGCGGGAAGCGGGTGTGGCTGTCACCGCCGGTGCCCACCGTGTCGGGCAGGAGCATGCGGTTGAGCCAGCTGTGGATGATGCCGTCGCCGGGGCGCAGCGCCACGCCGCCGCGGGAGCTGATGAAATCGGGCAGTTCGGCGTGGGTCTTGAGATCCACCGGCTTCGGGTAGGCGGCGGTGTGGCAGAAGCTCTGCAGCACCAGGTCGGAGGAGAAGCCCAGGCAGGCCAGTTCCTTCATCTCGTCGCGGGTCATCGGCCCGGTGGTGTCCTGCGAGCCCACGGTGGTCATCAGCGGTTCGCAGCTGGTGCCGGGCCGCACCCCGGCCAGGCCGCAGGCCCGGCCCACCATCTTCTGGGCCAGGGTGAAGCCCTTGCCGGTGTCGGTGGGGGCCACCGGACGGATGAACAGGTCGGAGGCGGGCAGGCCCAGGCGGGCGCGCACCTTGTCGGTCAGGGAGCGGCCGATCAGCAGCGGGATGCGGCCGCCGGCGCGCACCTCATCGGTGATCGTGCTGGGCTTGAGCTCGAAGCGGGCCACGATCTCGCCGGCGCCGGCTTCACCCGCTGCGCGCTCGATCGTGCCGTCGTAGGGGCGGATCGTGATCACATCGCCGGTGTTCAGCGCCGCCACATCGCATTCGATCGGCAGGGCGCCGGAATCCTCGGCCGTGTTGAAGAAGATCGGCGCGATCTTGCCGCCCAGGATCACACCGCCGGAGCGCTTGTTGGGCACATGGGGAATGTCGGTGCCGGTGTGCCACAGCACCGAGTTGATCGCTGATTTGCGCGAGCTGCCGGTGCCCACCACATCGCCCACGTAGGCCACCGGATGGCCTTTCGCCTTGAGAGCAGTGATCTGCTCGAGGCCGCCGGGTTGGCGCGTCTCCAGCATCGCCTGGGCGTGCAGGGGAATGTCGGGGCGGGTGGTGGCGTGGGTGGCCGGCGAGAGGTCGTCGGTGTTGGTTTCCCCCTCCACCTTGAACACCGTCACGGTGATCGCCTCCGCCAGCGGCGCCTTCTTGGTGAACCAGGCGGCCTCGGCCCAGCTCTCCACCACCTGCTTGGCCCACGGGTTGGTCTCCGCCAGCTCCAGCACGTCGTTGAAGGCGTCGTAGACGAGCAGGGTGCCGCTCAGCCCCGTGGCGGCCTCGGCGGCGATCGCCGCATCGGCGTGGCTCAGCAGCGTGATCAGCGCCCCCACGTTGTAGCCGCCGATCATCGTGGCCAGCAGGCGGGTGGCCGCGATCGGATCCACCAGCGGACTGGTGGCCAGCCCCTGGGCCACGGCGCTCAGCCAGCCCGCCTTGACGTAGGCCGCCTCATCCACCCCCGGTGGGATCCGTTCGCTCAGCAGATCCAGCAGGAACGCCTCCTCGCCGGCGGGCGGCTGCTCCAGCAACTCGGTGAGGGCCTGGGCCTGGGGGGCCGAGAGCGGCAGCGGCGGCACGCCGAGGGCCTCACGCTCCGCAGCGGCAGTGCGGTAAGCGGCCAGCAGATCGGCGGCGGCGATGGGGGACGAAGCCATAGGAGAAGGGGTCATCCCTTGAACGTACGGGAGGCTTCCATTCTTTGCGGCCGCCGGACCGCCAACGGTGGCATCGGCTGCAGAACGGTGGCGGTAAGGGGGCGTGACAGCCGGCTTCTAGGGTGGGTCTTCGAGCGCCCCTCCGCCTGCCGCCATGATCCCCACCTCCGACCTCCATGTGGTGGAGACCCGGCCGCTGGTGGCGCCGGCGGTGCTGCACCGGGAGCTGCCCCTCGGCGAAGCGGCGGCGGCGGTGGTGGCCGGCGCCCGCGAGCGCATCAAGGCGATCCTGCACGGCCGTGATTCGCGCCTGCTGGTGATCGTGGGGCCCTGCTCCGTCCACGACGTGACAGCCGCCCAGGAGTACGCCGCTGCCATCGCCCGGGTGCGGGCCGAGCACCTCGATCAGCTGGAGATCGTGATGCGGGTGTACTTCGAGAAGCCGCGCACCACCGTGGGATGGAAGGGGCTGATCAACGATCCCCACCTCGACAGCAGCTACGACATCAACACCGGCCTGCGCTTGGCGCGCGGCCTGCTGCTCCATCTCGCCGAGCTCGGCCTTCCCGCTGCCACCGAACTGCTCGATCCGGTGGTGCCCCAGTACATCGCCGATCTGATCAGCTGGACGGCGATCGGCGCCCGCACCACCGAAAGCCAGACGCACCGCGAGATGGCTTCGGGCCTGTCGATGCCGATCGGCTTCAAGAACGGCACCGACGGCAGCGTCATGACGGCGATCAACGCCATGGAGGCGGCCGCCCGTCCGCACCATTTCCTCGGCATCAGCCGCCAGGGCCATGCGGCGATCGTGTCCACCACCGGCAACCCCGATGGCCACCTGGTGCTGCGCGGCGGCAAGGGCGGCACCAACTACCACCCGGAAGCGGTGGCAGCGGCGGCGGCCTCGCTGGCCAAGGCCGGCTTGCCGGCGCGGCTGATGGTGGACTGCAGCCACGGCAACTCCAACAAGGACTACCGCCTGCAGGGCCAGGTGCTGGCTCAGGTGGGTGAGCAGCTGCGCCAGGCCGCCTGCCCGGTGATGGGCGTGATGATCGAAAGCCACCTGGTGGCGGGCAATCAGAAGATCCCGGCGGATCTCTCCCAGCTCACCTACGGCCAGAGCATCACCGATGCCTGCATCGACCTGGACACCACCCGCGAGGTGCTCGCCGGCCTGGCCGAAGCGGTGAAGGAGGCTCAGCGCCAGGCGCCCACCGGCGAGGTGCTGGCAGCGGTCTGACCACCTGATTGTGTAGCTGGCACTCTCTAATCGTGAGTGCCAGATTGATGCTCTGCAACGAACTGTTCAGCTGGAACAGTCGCTGGAGTGAATCTCCCTAATTTGCCTTCACCACGTTGCAGGGAAGGCGGTATGTCTTATCTATTGCAATTCTGCGGATTGTCAGAGCCGCTGCAGATGTTCTATCTGGAGCAGACATCTTCCGCCGCCGGCCACAGCGGCCCCGTCTTCGCCGGCTTCCGCCCCTTTCAGCTCGACGACCTGCTCGGTTGGGCCCTGGCCTCCTCGCAGCAGCGGGGCTGGGATCCTGAAGGCATCCAGCGCACCGTGCTGAACGTGTGGATGGAGCGCGCCGAGGTGATCCG
Proteins encoded in this region:
- the acnB gene encoding bifunctional aconitate hydratase 2/2-methylisocitrate dehydratase → MTPSPMASSPIAAADLLAAYRTAAAEREALGVPPLPLSAPQAQALTELLEQPPAGEEAFLLDLLSERIPPGVDEAAYVKAGWLSAVAQGLATSPLVDPIAATRLLATMIGGYNVGALITLLSHADAAIAAEAATGLSGTLLVYDAFNDVLELAETNPWAKQVVESWAEAAWFTKKAPLAEAITVTVFKVEGETNTDDLSPATHATTRPDIPLHAQAMLETRQPGGLEQITALKAKGHPVAYVGDVVGTGSSRKSAINSVLWHTGTDIPHVPNKRSGGVILGGKIAPIFFNTAEDSGALPIECDVAALNTGDVITIRPYDGTIERAAGEAGAGEIVARFELKPSTITDEVRAGGRIPLLIGRSLTDKVRARLGLPASDLFIRPVAPTDTGKGFTLAQKMVGRACGLAGVRPGTSCEPLMTTVGSQDTTGPMTRDEMKELACLGFSSDLVLQSFCHTAAYPKPVDLKTHAELPDFISSRGGVALRPGDGIIHSWLNRMLLPDTVGTGGDSHTRFPLGISFPAGSGLVAFAAAIGAMPLDMPESVLVRFSGSLQPGVTLRDVVNVIPWVAIQKGLLTVAKAGKKNVFSGRILEIEGLPDLKLEQAFELTDASAERSCAGCTIKLSEETVAEYLRSNVALLKNMIARGYSDARTMARRIQAMEAWLAAPQLLSADADAEYAEVIEINLDELTEPVLACPNDPDNVKLLSEVAGDRIDEVFIGSCMTNIGHYRAAATVLDGAGTSAARLWVCPPTRMDDEVLRAEGYTAKFETAGARMELPGCSLCMGNQARVEDNTTVFSTSTRNFNNRLGNGAQVYLGSAELAAVCALLGRIPTPAEYLEIAAAKIDPLSDQLYRYLNFDQIDGFSDAGRVVSVEEEEKVLAGV
- a CDS encoding 3-deoxy-7-phosphoheptulonate synthase, producing the protein MIPTSDLHVVETRPLVAPAVLHRELPLGEAAAAVVAGARERIKAILHGRDSRLLVIVGPCSVHDVTAAQEYAAAIARVRAEHLDQLEIVMRVYFEKPRTTVGWKGLINDPHLDSSYDINTGLRLARGLLLHLAELGLPAATELLDPVVPQYIADLISWTAIGARTTESQTHREMASGLSMPIGFKNGTDGSVMTAINAMEAAARPHHFLGISRQGHAAIVSTTGNPDGHLVLRGGKGGTNYHPEAVAAAAASLAKAGLPARLMVDCSHGNSNKDYRLQGQVLAQVGEQLRQAACPVMGVMIESHLVAGNQKIPADLSQLTYGQSITDACIDLDTTREVLAGLAEAVKEAQRQAPTGEVLAAV